Proteins from one bacterium genomic window:
- a CDS encoding DUF1304 domain-containing protein, whose product MVAEILIGLVAVEHLFFFMLEAVFWNRPLGRKVFGFTEEYATSTASLAANQGLYNGFLAAGLCWALLAAEPQMARALAIFFLSCVLVAGAFGAVTVNRTILWVQGLPAAIALIAVFAGV is encoded by the coding sequence ATGGTCGCTGAGATCCTGATCGGCCTGGTCGCCGTCGAGCACCTCTTCTTCTTCATGCTCGAAGCCGTCTTCTGGAACCGGCCGCTCGGCCGCAAGGTCTTCGGCTTCACCGAGGAGTACGCGACCTCGACTGCGTCGCTTGCCGCCAACCAAGGGCTTTACAACGGCTTTCTCGCCGCCGGCCTCTGCTGGGCGCTTCTTGCCGCTGAGCCTCAGATGGCGCGCGCCCTCGCCATCTTCTTCCTGTCCTGCGTGCTGGTGGCGGGCGCCTTCGGGGCCGTCACCGTCAATCGAACCATCCTCTGGGTCCAGGGCTTGCCGGCTGCGATCGCCCTCATCGCCGTCTTCGCGGGCGTCTAG
- a CDS encoding AAA family ATPase — protein sequence MPLQVSAPMQLVQRLQQAVAAPREALVVTVCTAIAGGHLLLEDVPGVGKTLLAKRLAESLGLGFRRVQFSPDLLPSDLTGARVFRQVDGTFAFVPGPLFTPVLLADEINRASPRVQAGLLEAMEEGQVSVDGTTYPLSDPFFVIATQNPVHFEGTYPLPEVQLDRFMAAVSLGYPSFEAELALLEGRHGKGIPAEAMPAESLQAWRQAAAETHVAPELRRYLLAIVHASRNWPDVVLGISPRGALAWQALACAHAFVQGRGHLVPDDLKATAVPALVHRLVLRGEASRARAQRVVEALLAQEAIPR from the coding sequence ATGCCGCTCCAGGTCTCAGCCCCCATGCAGCTGGTGCAGCGCCTCCAGCAGGCCGTCGCCGCACCTCGCGAGGCCCTCGTCGTCACCGTCTGCACGGCGATCGCGGGCGGCCACCTCCTGCTCGAGGACGTGCCCGGCGTGGGCAAGACGCTGTTGGCCAAGCGTCTCGCCGAGTCGTTGGGCCTGGGCTTTCGCCGGGTCCAGTTCTCGCCGGACCTCTTGCCAAGCGATCTGACGGGTGCCAGGGTCTTTCGCCAGGTGGATGGCACCTTCGCGTTCGTGCCGGGCCCCCTCTTCACCCCGGTGCTCCTGGCCGACGAGATCAACCGGGCCTCACCCCGCGTCCAGGCCGGCCTGCTCGAAGCGATGGAAGAGGGCCAGGTCTCGGTGGACGGCACCACCTACCCTTTGAGCGATCCGTTCTTCGTCATCGCCACCCAGAACCCGGTGCACTTCGAGGGCACCTACCCACTGCCCGAGGTCCAGCTCGATCGCTTCATGGCGGCCGTGAGCCTGGGCTACCCCTCGTTCGAAGCGGAGCTCGCGCTGCTCGAAGGGCGCCATGGCAAGGGGATCCCCGCGGAAGCCATGCCCGCCGAGAGCCTTCAGGCCTGGCGCCAGGCGGCCGCCGAGACCCACGTGGCCCCCGAGCTGCGCCGCTACTTGCTCGCGATTGTCCATGCGAGCCGCAACTGGCCGGACGTCGTCCTCGGCATCAGCCCCCGCGGGGCGCTCGCGTGGCAAGCCCTCGCCTGCGCCCACGCCTTCGTTCAGGGACGCGGCCACCTGGTGCCGGACGACCTCAAGGCGACGGCCGTCCCGGCCCTCGTCCATCGTCTGGTGCTCAGAGGCGAGGCCTCGCGCGCTCGCGCACAGCGCGTGGTCGAAGCACTGCTCGCCCAGGAAGCCATCCCTCGCTAG
- a CDS encoding DUF58 domain-containing protein, protein MSLRLTLSGRGTAVLVIGGLCLLTGSALRLPLLNLSGDALLLMLVLAFILGVLERRGVTLDARLATDPEAGGSRLLGVRVRSKRQAGPFGLAVRQDKRWSEDVPVVLPDTAAHRLRLLPPRDRTPIVVRLRTFPLGLLAVSTLTRIPWPQQETSPPTREAAREESRQAPHGPIAEPSGGIREHRPGERIRDVHWGVSAKKQALVVRLRDPEPLSAPRRTPWSNSEAPRPALDLGLMHLATGLATLSAIAFAWLSGLAPVGIAGVAGMLAAFGSTASARRQGKPARWLHALLYLGILAVLGFFLWQLKHPAASRSAMVELVLLVMGLFAWDLRNRAYLRAQQLFALLTIAILPAFVAPRDTMLVGLSYGATLLALWLASWVDGRHAIGFARVRLQDLRNLPSRWLPLVGIGLTAYLAQPYLPALPFPELPTFGLAQAQRAQALTRASRLPGEAGSLSLDARWSTDDTPAARLEGRPPLRLRVETFDTYRNGRWTRQDLAPTTQAPAHREGPQRWLTLLAPDMDRLPLPETTIGVLTPLERPHLRRDGSLRNPTGLREGYRYRVTLGSEAAWRKVPPSGSEKAFDRIPGEFAHRAPVYAAGASSDDAAMAALIRVIQRDTRYDLDAPRATGGMDPTHFFLTASRRGFCLHYASALALLGRGIGIPTRLVVGYAQGEQQEDHVLYRAKDAHAWVEAFADGQWVSYDPTPARRSTLPARDPRLFILVAVLSALLLYGAWRRRLPPATRAYQRALKRLERRGVPITAATSPAEALALASSVLAPAAHAEFAAIVQRYDAERFAPPKRKRDPRKDG, encoded by the coding sequence ATGAGCCTGCGCCTAACCCTGAGCGGCCGCGGCACGGCGGTCCTCGTCATCGGGGGGCTCTGCCTCCTGACGGGGTCCGCCCTGCGCCTGCCCCTCTTGAACCTCTCGGGCGACGCGCTGCTCTTGATGCTCGTCTTGGCCTTCATCCTGGGGGTGCTTGAGCGGCGCGGCGTCACCCTCGACGCGCGTCTCGCGACAGATCCCGAGGCGGGCGGCAGCCGGCTACTGGGCGTGAGGGTCCGATCGAAGAGGCAAGCAGGCCCTTTCGGGCTCGCCGTCCGGCAAGACAAGCGCTGGAGCGAGGATGTGCCCGTCGTCCTGCCCGACACCGCCGCGCACCGCTTGCGGCTCTTGCCCCCGCGCGATCGCACCCCGATCGTGGTGCGGCTTCGCACCTTCCCGCTCGGCCTGCTCGCCGTCTCCACCCTCACCCGCATCCCGTGGCCCCAGCAAGAGACGAGCCCCCCGACGCGCGAGGCGGCGCGAGAGGAAAGTCGACAAGCACCACATGGCCCAATTGCCGAGCCCTCGGGCGGCATCCGTGAGCATCGGCCCGGCGAAAGGATCCGCGACGTGCACTGGGGGGTCAGCGCCAAGAAACAGGCGCTGGTGGTCAGGCTGCGCGATCCCGAGCCCCTTTCCGCCCCGCGCCGCACCCCTTGGTCGAACTCCGAAGCCCCCAGGCCCGCCCTGGATCTGGGCCTCATGCACCTCGCGACAGGCCTTGCCACCCTCTCGGCGATCGCCTTCGCCTGGCTGAGCGGCCTTGCCCCAGTGGGGATCGCGGGCGTCGCCGGCATGCTCGCCGCCTTCGGCAGCACCGCCAGCGCGCGCCGGCAGGGCAAACCGGCACGCTGGCTGCACGCCTTGCTCTACCTGGGCATCCTCGCGGTACTCGGCTTCTTCCTTTGGCAATTGAAGCACCCGGCCGCCTCGCGCAGCGCGATGGTCGAGCTGGTTCTCTTGGTGATGGGGCTGTTCGCATGGGATCTGCGCAACCGCGCCTACCTGCGGGCCCAGCAGCTCTTCGCCCTGCTGACGATCGCGATCCTGCCCGCCTTCGTCGCCCCGCGCGACACCATGCTCGTCGGCTTGAGCTACGGCGCGACCCTGCTTGCGCTGTGGCTCGCCAGCTGGGTCGACGGGCGCCATGCGATCGGTTTCGCCCGCGTCCGGCTCCAGGACTTGCGCAACCTGCCCTCTCGCTGGCTGCCACTCGTGGGGATCGGCCTTACGGCCTACCTCGCCCAGCCCTATCTCCCCGCGCTGCCTTTCCCCGAGCTGCCCACCTTCGGCTTGGCCCAGGCGCAGCGCGCGCAAGCCCTGACCCGCGCCTCTCGCCTGCCGGGCGAGGCGGGATCCCTCTCCCTGGATGCGCGCTGGAGCACCGACGACACCCCCGCCGCTCGCCTCGAAGGCCGCCCGCCGCTGCGGCTGCGCGTCGAGACCTTCGATACCTACCGGAACGGGCGCTGGACGCGCCAAGACCTCGCCCCCACGACCCAAGCGCCCGCGCATCGCGAAGGGCCCCAGCGCTGGCTGACCCTGCTCGCCCCGGACATGGATCGGCTCCCCCTTCCCGAGACCACCATCGGGGTCCTGACGCCCCTCGAACGCCCTCACCTTCGTCGCGACGGCAGCCTGCGCAATCCGACCGGCCTGCGCGAGGGCTACCGCTACCGCGTCACCCTGGGAAGCGAAGCGGCCTGGCGTAAGGTTCCCCCGAGCGGTTCCGAGAAGGCATTCGACCGGATTCCAGGGGAGTTTGCCCATCGTGCGCCGGTGTACGCCGCCGGCGCGTCGAGCGATGACGCGGCCATGGCGGCGCTGATTCGCGTGATCCAGCGCGACACCCGCTACGACCTCGACGCGCCACGGGCGACCGGGGGAATGGACCCGACGCATTTCTTCCTGACGGCGAGCCGCCGAGGCTTCTGCCTCCATTACGCCTCGGCCCTGGCCTTGCTCGGACGAGGCATCGGCATCCCGACGCGCCTGGTGGTGGGCTACGCGCAAGGCGAGCAACAGGAAGACCACGTCCTCTACAGGGCCAAGGACGCCCACGCCTGGGTGGAGGCCTTCGCGGACGGGCAATGGGTGAGCTACGACCCGACGCCCGCCAGGCGCTCCACCCTGCCCGCCCGCGATCCCAGGCTCTTCATCCTGGTCGCGGTGCTCAGCGCCCTTCTTCTCTACGGCGCTTGGCGGCGTCGCCTGCCGCCCGCTACCCGCGCGTACCAGCGCGCCCTGAAGCGGCTCGAACGACGCGGGGTGCCGATCACCGCCGCAACCTCGCCGGCCGAGGCCCTCGCGCTCGCTTCCTCCGTGCTCGCCCCGGCCGCCCATGCCGAGTTCGCCGCCATCGTCCAGCGCTACGACGCCGAGCGCTTCGCGCCACCCAAGCGCAAGCGCGACCCTCGAAAGGACGGGTGA
- the topA gene encoding type I DNA topoisomerase, producing the protein MSRRAIIVESPNKAKTIRQLLGSGYEVVATVGHFRDLPEKELGVALDRDFAPTYVYASDKKDVVAKLKALKGRYKPEDIFVASDADREGEAIGWHIAETIGLPARQVQRLEFHEITREGLKRAFSKVRPLDMHLVDAQQARRILDRLVGYKVSPIVRNRLPNEANLSAGRVQSVALRVVVDRELAIRAFKPTESWSVHAFYHVPGQGPDAMFEAEYVGKHADGKAPRKQVIAKREDAEAIAEALRGLSHAVARVDRKEAKRNPPAPLITSTMLQQASSQLKMGTDETTRHAKALFEAGLVTYIRTDEPSVSPEFQQETLAYLREQHGPEIVPSKPNIHKAKSASAQGAHECIRPTRLGQEPPDSIEPRARQLYALITKVYLASQCRPAVFDATEAWIHAGEHALKASGRVLKQRGYLTILDDRDAKETTLPALSAGQALMLSRVLPKQHWSKPPERFTEATLIKYLEAKGIGRPSTFASMVSLILRKEFVTKADRKYLAPTPRGEKLDTELRTHFAPVINEGFTAQLETELDRIAEAKHAWRGFLGTFWEAFTPLLTAAQAGVPSRGVPQKSARQSPAPKTGARKGRKGKGEATSGAKGEVQALFDNPPCYRCGALMRRVTSQKNGKEYLCCSRDRESCDFIMDAEALNNPPCPLCKAPTRLFPSGTGYGCVRWRKDGKNSCGGIVNAPTNKKTG; encoded by the coding sequence ATGTCGCGCCGCGCCATCATCGTCGAATCGCCCAACAAGGCCAAGACCATCCGGCAGCTGCTCGGCTCGGGCTACGAGGTGGTGGCGACGGTCGGGCACTTCCGGGACCTGCCCGAGAAGGAGCTGGGCGTCGCCCTCGATCGCGACTTCGCACCGACCTACGTCTACGCCTCCGACAAGAAGGACGTGGTCGCCAAGCTCAAGGCCCTCAAGGGGCGCTACAAGCCCGAAGACATCTTCGTGGCCTCCGACGCGGACCGCGAGGGTGAGGCCATCGGCTGGCACATCGCCGAGACGATCGGCCTGCCGGCCCGGCAGGTCCAGCGGCTCGAATTCCACGAGATCACCCGCGAGGGCCTCAAGCGCGCCTTCTCCAAAGTGCGCCCCCTCGACATGCACCTGGTCGACGCCCAGCAGGCGCGCCGCATCCTGGATAGGCTGGTCGGCTACAAGGTGAGCCCCATCGTGCGCAACCGCCTGCCGAACGAGGCCAACCTCTCGGCCGGGCGGGTCCAGTCGGTGGCGCTGCGGGTCGTGGTCGATCGCGAGCTCGCCATCCGCGCCTTCAAGCCGACCGAGTCCTGGTCGGTGCACGCCTTCTACCACGTGCCGGGGCAGGGCCCCGACGCCATGTTCGAGGCCGAGTACGTGGGCAAGCACGCGGACGGCAAGGCCCCACGCAAGCAGGTGATCGCCAAGCGTGAGGACGCCGAGGCGATCGCCGAGGCCCTGCGCGGGCTCTCCCATGCGGTCGCGCGGGTCGATCGCAAGGAGGCCAAGCGCAATCCCCCCGCCCCGCTCATCACGAGCACCATGCTCCAGCAGGCCTCGAGCCAGCTCAAGATGGGCACCGACGAGACGACCCGCCACGCCAAGGCCCTCTTCGAGGCGGGGCTCGTCACCTACATCCGCACCGACGAACCCAGCGTCAGCCCCGAGTTCCAGCAAGAAACCCTCGCCTACCTGCGTGAGCAGCACGGCCCCGAGATCGTGCCCAGCAAGCCCAACATCCACAAGGCCAAGAGCGCAAGCGCCCAGGGCGCCCACGAGTGCATCCGCCCCACCCGGCTCGGCCAGGAGCCCCCGGACAGCATCGAGCCGCGCGCCCGCCAGCTCTACGCGCTCATCACCAAGGTCTACCTCGCCAGCCAGTGCCGCCCGGCCGTCTTCGACGCCACCGAGGCCTGGATCCACGCGGGCGAGCATGCCCTCAAGGCCAGCGGCCGCGTGCTCAAGCAGCGCGGCTACCTCACGATCCTCGACGACCGGGACGCCAAGGAAACCACCCTGCCTGCCCTCTCGGCCGGCCAGGCCCTCATGCTCAGCCGCGTGCTGCCCAAGCAGCACTGGAGCAAGCCCCCCGAGCGCTTCACCGAGGCGACCCTCATCAAGTACCTGGAGGCCAAGGGCATCGGGCGCCCGAGCACCTTCGCCTCCATGGTCTCCTTGATCCTGCGCAAGGAGTTCGTGACCAAGGCCGACCGCAAGTACCTGGCCCCCACCCCGCGCGGCGAGAAGCTCGACACGGAGCTACGCACGCACTTCGCCCCGGTCATCAACGAGGGCTTCACCGCCCAGCTGGAAACCGAGCTGGACCGCATCGCCGAAGCCAAGCATGCCTGGCGTGGCTTCTTGGGCACCTTCTGGGAAGCCTTCACCCCGCTGCTCACCGCAGCGCAGGCGGGCGTGCCCTCGCGCGGGGTGCCGCAGAAGAGCGCGCGCCAGAGCCCCGCCCCCAAGACGGGCGCCCGCAAAGGCCGCAAGGGGAAGGGCGAAGCGACGAGCGGTGCCAAGGGTGAGGTCCAGGCCCTCTTCGACAACCCGCCGTGCTACCGCTGCGGCGCGCTCATGCGGCGCGTCACGAGCCAGAAGAACGGTAAGGAATACCTCTGCTGCTCGCGCGACCGCGAGAGCTGCGACTTCATCATGGACGCCGAGGCGCTGAACAATCCGCCCTGCCCGCTCTGCAAGGCCCCGACCCGCCTCTTCCCCTCGGGGACGGGCTACGGCTGCGTCCGGTGGCGCAAGGACGGCAAGAACTCCTGCGGCGGGATCGTGAACGCGCCCACCAACAAGAAGACAGGCTAA